From Diceros bicornis minor isolate mBicDic1 chromosome 17, mDicBic1.mat.cur, whole genome shotgun sequence, the proteins below share one genomic window:
- the GPRC5A gene encoding retinoic acid-induced protein 3, whose amino-acid sequence MATTTSSAPRGCRSSLDYRYHRLCDLSEAWGIVLETLTGVGAVTSVAFMLALVVLISKVQDSNKRKLLPVQFLFLLGVLGIFGLTFAFIIRLDSSTGPTRFFLFGVLFALCFSCLLAHACNLTKLVRGRQALSLLMMLGLAVGLSLVQDIIAIEYLVLTMNRTNVAIFSELSAPRRNEDFVMLLIYVLFLMVLTFLTSCLTFFGSFTGWKRHGTHIFFTMLLSIACWVAWITLLLIPTPGPQWDDTILSTALVANGWIFLLFYIIPELRLLTEQQNPMDYPVEDALCKPQLMKQSYGVENRAYTQEEIARGQEEPGDTPYAPYSTHFQLQNRTPPKDFSIPRAHYDVSPYNDYKGRKDGS is encoded by the exons ATGGCCACAACAACCTCCAGTGCCCCCCGTGGTTGCCGCAGCAGCCTGGACTACAGATACCACAGGCTTTGTGATTTGAGTGAAGCTTGGGGCATCGTCCTAGAAACGTTGACCGGCGTTGGGGCTGTGACCTCGGTGGCCTTCATGCTCGCTCTCGTGGTCCTCATCAGCAAGGTGCAGGACTCCAACAAGCGCAAATTGCTCCCAGTCCAGTTTCTCTTCCTCCTGGGTGTGCTGGGGATCTTCGGCCTGACCTTCGCCTTCATTATCAGACTCGACAGCAGCACGGGGCCCACACGCTTCTTCCTCTTCGGCGTCCTCTTTGCGCTCTGTTTCTCCTGCCTCCTGGCTCATGCTTGCAACTTGACAAAGCTGGTCCGCGGGAGGCAGGCCCTCTCCTTGCTGATGATGCTGGGCCTGGCTGTGGGCTTGAGCCTGGTGCAGGACATCATTGCTATCGAATACCTGGTCCTCACCATGAACAGGACCAACGTCGCCATCTTCTCTGAGCTCTCTGCTCCTCGGCGCAATGAAGACTTTGTCATGCTGCTCATCTATGTCCTCTTCTTGATGGTGCTGACCTTCCTCACATCCTGCCTCACCTTCTTTGGATCCTTCACTGGCTGGAAGAGACACGGAACCCACATCTTCTTCACCATGCTCCTCTCCATCGCCTGCTGGGTGGCATGGATCACCCTGCTCTTGATTCCTACCCCTGGCCCCCAGTGGGATGATACCATCCTCAGCACAGCCTTGGTTGCCAATGGTTGGATTTTCCTGTTGTTTTATATCATACCTGAGCTTCGCCTGCTCACAGAGCAACAGAACCCCATGGATTACCCTGTTGAGGATGCTCTTTGTAAACCTCAACTCATGAAGCAGAGCTATGGTGTGGAGAACAGAGCCTACACTCAAGAGGAAATCGCTCGAG GTCAGGAAGAGCCAGGTGACACACCCTATGCCCCTTATTCCACCCATTTTCAGCTTCAG AATCGGACTCCCCCAAAGGATTTCTCCATTCCACGGGCCCATTATGATGTCAGCCCTTACAATGAttacaaaggaaggaaagatggcaGTTAA